A genome region from Lucilia cuprina isolate Lc7/37 chromosome 3, ASM2204524v1, whole genome shotgun sequence includes the following:
- the LOC111681243 gene encoding mitochondrial import inner membrane translocase subunit TIM50-C-like, giving the protein MAQSGLTKLVHSVLRDVGKQCCTIGKYQQRALSYVVPLATTSICHNHAAKALLWNAGNNKYLYSTDATKKPASPEILSKLFPQTATNVDEETERERKRKEEEDAKENEKAWKRMKLGFAVFGGSGVALAIWAVYEFGKPEVDVDGHIIEDEFSKSPIVQQYLQRMWKSMNYYQKMIQEPSRAKLLPDPLKPPYIQPPYTLVLEMKDVLVHPDWTYQTGWRFKKRPGVDVFLQECAKHFEIVVFTAEQGMTVFPILDALDPNGYIMYRLVRDATHFIDGHHVKNLDNLNRDLKKVIVIDWDPNATQMHPDNTFNIARWKGNDDDSQLFDLINFLKAIATTDVDDVREVLHYYRQFEDPIMKFRENQAKLLEQMQEREREEKTKSKPIVKNWSRNFLGR; this is encoded by the exons ATGGCTCAGAGTGGTCTCACAAAGCTGGTACACAGTGTCCTACGTGATGTGGGTAAACAGTGCTGTACAATTGGAAAATATCAACAACGTGCCCTAAGCTATGTAGTGCCACTGGCTACTACATCAATATGTCACAACCATGCGGCTAAAGCACTGCTGTGGAATGCtggaaacaataaatatctttaCAGCACAGATGCTACAA AGAAACCTGCAAGTCCAGAAATTTTGTCTAAACTATTCCCCCAAACAGCTACCAATGTTGATGAGGAAACAGAACGTGAACGCAAACGCAAGGAGGAGGAAGAtgctaaggaaaatgaaaaggCCTGGAAACGTATGAAATTAGG TTTTGCTGTTTTTGGCGGTTCTGGTGTGGCCTTAGCCATTTGGGCCGTTTATGAATTTGGCAAACCAGAGGTCGATGTTGATGGTCATATTATCGAGGATGAATTCAGCAAGAGTCCCATTGTTCAACAATATTTGCAACGCATGTGGAAATCCATGAATTATTATCAGAAAATGATACAAGAACCTTCAAGAGCAAAGTTGTTGCCGGATCCCTTGAAACCACCCTATATACAACCACCCTATACTTTGGTTTTAGAAATGAAAGATGTTTTAGTACATCCCGATTGGACATATCAAACTGGTTGGCGTTTCAAGAAACGTCCCGGTGTTGATGTTTTCTTGCAGGAATGCgccaaacattttgaaattgttgtttttacggCCGAACAAGGCATGACTGTTTTCCCCATTTTAGATGCTTTAGATCCTAATGGTTATATTATGTATCGTTTGGTACGTGATGCCACACATTTCATTGATGGTCATCATGTTAAGAATTTGGATAATTTGAATAGAGATTTGAAAAAg gttATTGTTATTGATTGGGATCCCAATGCTACACAAATGCATCCAGATAATACATTTAACATTGCTCGTTGGAAGGGTAATGATGATGACTCTCAACTCTTTGATTTAATCAATTTCTTGAAAG CCATTGCCACCACCGATGTCGATGATGTTCGTGAGGTATTACACTATTATCGTCAATTCGAAGATCCCATTATGAAATTCCGCGAAAATCAAGCTAAACTTTTGGAACAAATGCAAGAACGTGAACgcgaagaaaaaacaaaatctaaaccaATTGTTAAAAATTGGTCAAGAAATTTTTTGGGTCGCTAA
- the LOC111681241 gene encoding neurogenic locus notch homolog protein 2 isoform X1, producing MISKQFLLGVFLVLVAFSYAYADEVLDVEVTADSEKEKKLDKRNTCSTCSYSGRTYYTYADGTTVQRLIYRDQIQSRADVSTHGCHGNPCGVNAVCQETAGGRPVCSCPPGYSGNPLTSCNRGECLDNVDCRSDLQCQNGRCVNPCVGACGNNANCEPRNHVAVCSCPHGFNGDPFTSCRLADPEEQCHPSPCGLNTKCEIIGGVPTCSCLNGYVGNPLSGCRHECEHDGDCSSRDMCSNFKCVPACQQCGTGATCSTVNNHRAVCECPKGYIGSAYSECRPECYGDSDCPAGRPACFYGICKNTCDGACGVGADCNLRGLTPVCSCPRDMTGDPFVRCRPFTKADLCEPNPCGTNAICIPGHDNTGRERPVCNCLPGHTGNPLTHCSRGECLSNSECPDNKACINYQCVNPCIGKCGSGAECEPKAHLAVCKCPPGTSGDALVSCRQSRTYPVAKYHGVSSSGSCSVC from the exons atg ATCTCTAAACAATTTTTGCTAGGAGTATTCCTAGTACTTGTTGCATTCTCATATGCTTATGCCGATGAGGTTCTAGATGTTGAGGTAACAGCCGAttcagaaaaagaaaagaagttAGATAAACGTAATACCTGTTCAACATGTTCATATAGTGGTCGTACGTATTATACATATGCTGATGGTACAACTGTGCAGAGACTGATTTATCGGGATCAGATACAATCACGTg cTGATGTTTCAACCCATGGCTGTCATGGTAATCCCTGCGGTGTTAATGCTGTTTGTCAGGAAACAGCTGGCGGCCGTCCAGTATGTTCCTGCCCTCCCGGTTATAGTGGAAATCCTTTGACCAGCTGTAATCGTGGTGAATGTTTAGATAACGTTGATTGTCGTAGTGATTTGCAATGTCAAAATGGTCGCTGTGTTAATCCCTGTGTTGGTGCTTGTGGCAATAATGCCAATTGTGAG CCCAGAAATCATGTAGCTGTTTGCAGTTGTCCACATGGTTTTAATGGTGATCCATTTACTTCTTGCCGTCTTGCTGATCCTG AGGAACAATGTCATCCCAGTCCCTGTGGTCTTAACACTAAATGTGAAATCATTGGTGGTGTACCCACCTGCTCGTGCTTAAACGGTTACGTAGGTAATCCATTGAGTGGTTGTCGTCATGAATGTGAACATGATGGTGATTGTAGTTCACGCGATATGTGCAGTAATTTCAAATGTGTACCCGCCTGTCAACAATGTGGTACTGGTGCTACTTGCAGTACCGTAAATAATCATCGTGCTGTTTGTGAATGTCCAAAGGGTTATATTGGTAGTGCTTACAGTGAATGTCGTCCAGAGTGTTATGGTGATTCAGATTGTCCAGCTGGTAGACCAGCTTGTTTCTATGGTATTTGTAAGAATACTTGTGATGGTGCTTGTGGTGTAGGAGCTGATTGTAATTTAAGAGGTTTAACCCCAGTATGTAGTTGTCCACGTGATATGACGGGTGATCCTTTTGTTCGTTGTCGTCCATTTACCAAAG CTGATTTGTGTGAACCCAATCCTTGTGGTACAAATGCCATTTGCATACCTGGTCATGATAATACCGGACGTGAGCGTCCTGTTTGTAACTGTTTGCCCGGTCATACCGGTAATCCTTTGACTCACTGCTCAAGA GGTGAATGTCTTAGCAATAGCGAATGTCCCGATAATAAGGCTTGCATCAATTATCAATGTGTTAATCCCTGCATTGGTAAATGCGGTTCTGGTGCCGAATGTGAACCTAAAGCCCATTTAGCTGTCTGCAAGTGCCCACCTGGCACTTCTGGCGATGCTTTAGTTTCTTGCCGTCAATCCCGTACTTATCCCGTTGCCAAGTATCATGGTGTATCGTCATCTGGTTCTTGTTCAGTGTGTTAA
- the LOC111681241 gene encoding neurogenic locus notch homolog protein 2 isoform X2: MISKQFLLGVFLVLVAFSYAYADEVLDVEVTADSEKEKKLDKRNTCSTCSYSGPDVSTHGCHGNPCGVNAVCQETAGGRPVCSCPPGYSGNPLTSCNRGECLDNVDCRSDLQCQNGRCVNPCVGACGNNANCEPRNHVAVCSCPHGFNGDPFTSCRLADPEEQCHPSPCGLNTKCEIIGGVPTCSCLNGYVGNPLSGCRHECEHDGDCSSRDMCSNFKCVPACQQCGTGATCSTVNNHRAVCECPKGYIGSAYSECRPECYGDSDCPAGRPACFYGICKNTCDGACGVGADCNLRGLTPVCSCPRDMTGDPFVRCRPFTKADLCEPNPCGTNAICIPGHDNTGRERPVCNCLPGHTGNPLTHCSRGECLSNSECPDNKACINYQCVNPCIGKCGSGAECEPKAHLAVCKCPPGTSGDALVSCRQSRTYPVAKYHGVSSSGSCSVC; encoded by the exons atg ATCTCTAAACAATTTTTGCTAGGAGTATTCCTAGTACTTGTTGCATTCTCATATGCTTATGCCGATGAGGTTCTAGATGTTGAGGTAACAGCCGAttcagaaaaagaaaagaagttAGATAAACGTAATACCTGTTCAACATGTTCATATAGTGGTC cTGATGTTTCAACCCATGGCTGTCATGGTAATCCCTGCGGTGTTAATGCTGTTTGTCAGGAAACAGCTGGCGGCCGTCCAGTATGTTCCTGCCCTCCCGGTTATAGTGGAAATCCTTTGACCAGCTGTAATCGTGGTGAATGTTTAGATAACGTTGATTGTCGTAGTGATTTGCAATGTCAAAATGGTCGCTGTGTTAATCCCTGTGTTGGTGCTTGTGGCAATAATGCCAATTGTGAG CCCAGAAATCATGTAGCTGTTTGCAGTTGTCCACATGGTTTTAATGGTGATCCATTTACTTCTTGCCGTCTTGCTGATCCTG AGGAACAATGTCATCCCAGTCCCTGTGGTCTTAACACTAAATGTGAAATCATTGGTGGTGTACCCACCTGCTCGTGCTTAAACGGTTACGTAGGTAATCCATTGAGTGGTTGTCGTCATGAATGTGAACATGATGGTGATTGTAGTTCACGCGATATGTGCAGTAATTTCAAATGTGTACCCGCCTGTCAACAATGTGGTACTGGTGCTACTTGCAGTACCGTAAATAATCATCGTGCTGTTTGTGAATGTCCAAAGGGTTATATTGGTAGTGCTTACAGTGAATGTCGTCCAGAGTGTTATGGTGATTCAGATTGTCCAGCTGGTAGACCAGCTTGTTTCTATGGTATTTGTAAGAATACTTGTGATGGTGCTTGTGGTGTAGGAGCTGATTGTAATTTAAGAGGTTTAACCCCAGTATGTAGTTGTCCACGTGATATGACGGGTGATCCTTTTGTTCGTTGTCGTCCATTTACCAAAG CTGATTTGTGTGAACCCAATCCTTGTGGTACAAATGCCATTTGCATACCTGGTCATGATAATACCGGACGTGAGCGTCCTGTTTGTAACTGTTTGCCCGGTCATACCGGTAATCCTTTGACTCACTGCTCAAGA GGTGAATGTCTTAGCAATAGCGAATGTCCCGATAATAAGGCTTGCATCAATTATCAATGTGTTAATCCCTGCATTGGTAAATGCGGTTCTGGTGCCGAATGTGAACCTAAAGCCCATTTAGCTGTCTGCAAGTGCCCACCTGGCACTTCTGGCGATGCTTTAGTTTCTTGCCGTCAATCCCGTACTTATCCCGTTGCCAAGTATCATGGTGTATCGTCATCTGGTTCTTGTTCAGTGTGTTAA
- the LOC111681246 gene encoding zinc finger protein 2-like, with protein sequence MKPKPVEVVICRTCVGECKEYKSLFKQGLIMGEVSTLASLLAFCTNLEFVDDENSELPPFICTNCIQDLVKSYVFKKKVLQANEILSGNVDEVEGFVEEGSKGESKENVIVINEAEADLQELAEAAQMKREQLEQQIFNVENEENDNGEEYLQLTVLDNEAEEDTQHHHDHEGDDDAEQEEIEMEYMEQDVAETTEIYHTTIISDDMQHMQSSEEMEQEPQLQHQEDIEDDEGKVEYEIQVNDIEEDYAELLTESQDGMSQHSYKRTMEDNTNSGSENSFGNPARRRRTNSSSKPPNPDYQCKVCGKQLSNSNSFKYHMKLHSDETPYKCEVCGEAFKTRNAYDGHISIHNPNNPNTCKLCGKSYRQASSLRMHMLTHSGVKPFTCEICGKSLTQKSGYKKHMLTHTGEKPYSCDICGKSFCISSNMLVHRRTHTDQKQHHCSECDKSFLTADQLKRHVIIHSNERPFSCDICGKLFKRQTAWRSHCQSHQDPKPKKPIELLYSDEYDENNRDKTTVVEIF encoded by the exons atgaaaccaAAACCCGTTGAGGTAGTCATATGCCGAACCTGTGTTGGAGAATGTAAAGAatataaatcattatttaaacaaGGTCTTATAATGGGAGAGGTGTCAACTTTGGCGTCTTTGCTGGCATTTTGTACAAATCTGGAATTCGTGGATGATGAAAACAGTGAATTGCCTCCTTTTATATGCACAAATTGTATACAAGATTTGGTGAAATCgtatgtttttaagaaaaaggtaTTACAAGCTAATGAAATACTAAGCGGCAATGTAGATGAAGTTGAAGGATTTGTTGAAGAGGGCAGTAAGGGGGAATCCAAGGAAAATGTTATTGTGATAAATGAAGCGGAAGCGGATTTGCAAGAATTAGCGGAAGCAGCTCAAATGAAAAGGGAACAATTAGAGCAGCAAATTTTCAATgttgaaaatgaagaaaatgacAATGGTGAAGAATATCTACAATTAACGGTGCTGGATAATGAGGCTGAAGAGGACACACAACATCACCATGATCATGAGGGCGATGATGATGCAGAGCAAGAAGAAATTGAAATGGAATATATGGAACAGGATGTAGCCGAAACAACAGAAATCTATCATACGACTATTATCAGCGATGATATGCAACATATGCAGAGCAGTGAAGAAATGGAACAAGAACCACAACTACAACACCAAGAAGATATTGAAGATGACGAAGGAAAAGTTGAATATGAAATACAAGTAAATGATATTGAAGAAGATTATGCCGAACTGTTAACGGAGAGTCAAGATGGTATGTCACAACATAGTTATAAACGTACCATGGAAGATAACACCAACTCGGGTTCAGAAAATAGTTTTGGAAATCCTGCCCGAAGACGAAGAACAAATTCTTCGAGTAAACCACCTAATCCTGATTATCAGTGCAAG gTTTGTGGCAAACAATTGAGCAACtctaattcttttaaatatcacATGAAATTACATTCTGATGAAACTCCCTATAAATGTGAAGTATGTGGTGAAGCTTTTAAAACTCGCAATGCCTACGATGGTCATATATCCATACATAATCCCAACAATCCAAATACATGTAAACTTTGCGGTAAATCCTATCGTCAAGCCTCTTCTTTACGCATGCACATGTTAACTCATTCTGGCGTTAAACCTTTCACTTGTGAAATTTGTGGCAAAAGTTTAACCCAAAAGTCGGGCTATAAAAAACACATGCTCACACATACCGGTGAAAAACCTTATTCCTGCGATATATGTGGAAAATCGTTTTGCATCTCCAGTAATATGTTAGTTCATCGTCGTACTCACACAGATCAAAAGCAACATCATTGTTCGGAATGTGATAAATCATTTCTTACCGCCGATCAGTTGAAACGTCATGTCATTATACATTCGAATGAAAGACCCTTTAGTTGTGATATCTGTGGAAAACTATTTAAACGTCAAACTGCTTGGCGTTCACATTGTCAATCGCATCAGGATCCTAAGCCTAAAAAACCAATTGAGCTTTTGTATTCGGATGAATATGATGAAAATAATCGAGATAAAACTACAGTTGTAgagatattttaa